One Lucilia cuprina isolate Lc7/37 chromosome 4, ASM2204524v1, whole genome shotgun sequence DNA segment encodes these proteins:
- the LOC111684248 gene encoding uncharacterized protein LOC111684248 isoform X2 produces MVSSKHLVLIALLGFSTFCHAINMESMIDEENAKCESGSDSMACVKVRAMRFLDTVMTKEDFKISNVEVKSNGYQAPTSVEGRSSSGDFFDAIENYIQGHDVTMDLPMADAKVTVSSRNLNNDELSLNVKFAGEGVVEGKGKKHRLRKMAMPIMVLILLKAITIIPMAIGILKIKALNALGLGFFSFIVSVGLAIFQLCKKIAAEHHHSAHITSHGPWDGRSVSSIASVEQFESNPSAQNLAYSAYN; encoded by the exons ATGGTTTCCTCCAAACACTTAGTCCTCATTGCCCTATTGGGCTTCTCCACTTTCTGTCATGCCATCAACATGGAGAGCATGATCGATGAAGAAAATGCCAAATGTGAAAGTGGCAGTGACAGCATGGCTTGCGTGAAAGTAAGAGCTATGAGATTTTTGGATACTGTTATGACTAAAGAAGATTTCAAG atCTCCAATGTTGAGGTTAAATCAAATGGTTATCAAGCTCCTACATCGGTTGAAGGTAGATCCAGCAGTGGTGACTTCTTTGATGCTATTGAAAACTATATCCAAGGTCATGACGTTACCATGGACTTGCCTATGGCTGATGCCAAAGTCACTGTCTCATCCCGTAATTTGAATAACGATGAATTAAGTCTTAATGTCAAATTTGCGGGTGAGGGTGTCGTCGAAGGCAAGG GCAAGAAACATCGTTTGCGTAAAATGGCCATGCCCATTATGGTATTGATCTTGTTGAAGGCTATCACCATCATTCCCATGGCTATTGGTATCTTGAAGATTAAGGCTTTGAACGCTTTGGGTTTGGGTTTCTTCTCTTTCATTGTTTCGGTTGGTTTGGCCATTTTCCAATTGTGCAAGAAG attgCCGCTGAACACCATCATTCTGCCCACATCACCTCCCATGGTCCTTGGGATGGACGTTCTGTCAGTTCTATTGCCAGCGTAGAACAATTCGAATCAAATCCCTCCGCCCAAAACTTGGCCTACAGTGCTTACAATTAA
- the LOC111684248 gene encoding uncharacterized protein LOC111684248 isoform X1, translated as MVSSKHLVLIALLGFSTFCHAINMESMIDEENAKCESGSDSMACVKVRAMRFLDTVMTKEDFKISNVEVKSNGYQAPTSVEGRSSSGDFFDAIENYIQGHDVTMDLPMADAKVTVSSRNLNNDELSLNVKFAGEGVVEGKGKKGNIFKKGKKHRLRKMAMPIMVLILLKAITIIPMAIGILKIKALNALGLGFFSFIVSVGLAIFQLCKKIAAEHHHSAHITSHGPWDGRSVSSIASVEQFESNPSAQNLAYSAYN; from the exons ATGGTTTCCTCCAAACACTTAGTCCTCATTGCCCTATTGGGCTTCTCCACTTTCTGTCATGCCATCAACATGGAGAGCATGATCGATGAAGAAAATGCCAAATGTGAAAGTGGCAGTGACAGCATGGCTTGCGTGAAAGTAAGAGCTATGAGATTTTTGGATACTGTTATGACTAAAGAAGATTTCAAG atCTCCAATGTTGAGGTTAAATCAAATGGTTATCAAGCTCCTACATCGGTTGAAGGTAGATCCAGCAGTGGTGACTTCTTTGATGCTATTGAAAACTATATCCAAGGTCATGACGTTACCATGGACTTGCCTATGGCTGATGCCAAAGTCACTGTCTCATCCCGTAATTTGAATAACGATGAATTAAGTCTTAATGTCAAATTTGCGGGTGAGGGTGTCGTCGAAGGCAAGGGTAAGAAGGGAAACATCTTCAAGAAGG GCAAGAAACATCGTTTGCGTAAAATGGCCATGCCCATTATGGTATTGATCTTGTTGAAGGCTATCACCATCATTCCCATGGCTATTGGTATCTTGAAGATTAAGGCTTTGAACGCTTTGGGTTTGGGTTTCTTCTCTTTCATTGTTTCGGTTGGTTTGGCCATTTTCCAATTGTGCAAGAAG attgCCGCTGAACACCATCATTCTGCCCACATCACCTCCCATGGTCCTTGGGATGGACGTTCTGTCAGTTCTATTGCCAGCGTAGAACAATTCGAATCAAATCCCTCCGCCCAAAACTTGGCCTACAGTGCTTACAATTAA
- the LOC111684323 gene encoding uncharacterized protein LOC111684323 has translation MNRFAVLFVVALAATGALAQAPQQSATDLAFDMYHSCLKDFSTSCVKPKAMRWFNEALRQDEIAITDKLSIVRTGKIAEGTQQRSMDAQERMFDEIDNFLATHALRIKAPEYFQSAEARSMVPDFLLNNALTKGAVVPLAEREQGRGFMRKAVLPFLIGLKLKTAVLVPLALALIALKTWKAMTLGLLSLVLSGALVVFKIAKPKIVNYEVVHYPHHEHIEHIVPHHVEHIVPHHIEHIVPHHFEHHVDHHLDHHLDHHLDHHLEIPHHVEHIEHLEHAAPAWDPHGWARSSSQENHGDAQDMAFAGQNRR, from the exons ATGAATAGATTTGCTGTTCTATTTGTGGTGGCTTTAGCAGCCACTGGAGCTTTAGCCCAAGCTCCCCAACAATCTGCAACCGATTTAGCTTTTGATATGTACCATTCATGTCTTAAGGATTTCAGCACCAGCTGTGTTAAGCCCAAAGCTATGAGATGGTTCAATGAAGCTTTGAGACAAGATGAAATTGCCATTACTGATAAATTGTCCATTGTACGTACTGGTAAAATTGCCGAAGGTACTCAACAACGTTCCATGGATGCTCAAGAAAGAATGTTCGATGAAATTGACAATTTCTTGGCTACACATGCTTTACGCATTAAGGCTCCTGAATATTTCCAATCTGCTGAGGCTCGTTCCATGGTTCCCGATTTCTTGTTGAACAATGCTTTGACTAAAGGTGCTGTTGTACCATTGGCTGAACGTGAACAAG GTCGTGGTTTTATGCGCAAAGCTGTTTTACCTTTCTTGATTGGTCTTAAATTAAAGACAGCTGTTTTGGTGCCACTCGCTCTTGCCTTGATTGCTTTGAAAACCTGGAAAGCTATGACTTTGGGTCTCCTCTCTTTGGTTTTGTCTGGTGCTTTGGTAGTTTTCAAAATTGCCAAACCTAAA aTTGTTAACTATGAAGTTGTTCACTATCCCCATCACGAACATATCGAACATATTGTACCTCATCATGTTGAACACATTGTACCACACCACATCGAACACATTGTTCCCCATCATTTCGAACATCATGTTGATCATCATCTTGATCATCATTTGGATCATCACTTGGATCATCATTTGGAAATTCCTCATCATGTTGAACATATTGAACATTTGGAACATGCTGCTCCCGCTTGGGATCCTCATGGCTGGGCCCGTTCTTCCTCACAAGAGAATCATGGCGATGCTCAAGATATGGCTTTTGCTGGTCAAAATAGACGTTAA